The nucleotide window CTCACCGGAAAGCTTGGAAACATACAAGGTATAAAGGTGAAGGTAGCACTTACATATTAAGGTATGATTAAAAAATTACTTCCGCTTTTGAGCGGCTGGTCGTTTAGCTTCGCTAAACTGCTCGCCATGCATCCTGGGTGATGACGAGCTAAGTCAGCACGGGAGCGAAATTTATAGCGGAAGTTATTTTTTGATCGTGCTAAGAACACTTATATTGATGATTTTATTATCTAAAACTGAATACTTTTTTCTAAAGGTTAAATACCTGACGAGAGGGAGATATATCTTATCGAAGGGGGACTAATTATGGTAAAACTATACTCTAATTCTTCCTGACATTTGGGAGGAATTTTTTAATGTCTAGGAAATTAAGGTGTATATTGTAAATGTTATTTTAAATAGGGAGCTGATTGTATGGTTGATTATATAAATGAGGATCTGATTTTTTCACTTCTTGAAAAATCAAAAAAAGTTAACAAACAGGAAATAAGAGAATTGATTAATAAGGCTAAAAGCTGTAAGGGTCTTAATCTTGAAGAGGTGGCAAAACTTCTTTATGTTGAGGACGATGAGCTTTTGGAAGAGGTATTTGACGCTGCAAGATATGTAAAAAATAAGGTATACGGTAAAAGGGTAGTGTTATTTGCACCTCTTTACACAAGTAACGAGTGTACTAACAACTGCCTGTACTGCGGCTTCAGAAGAGACAATAAAGAGCTTCACAGAAAAACCCTATCCCTTGAAGAGATAGTGACCGAGGCAAAGGCCATAGAAGCACAGGGCCATAAAAGAATTTTGTTGATTTGCGGTGAGTATCCTGGTAAAACAGGAGTGAAGCATTTGACTGACGCCATGGATGCAGTTTATAAATGCGGTGACATTAGAAGGATAAACGTTGAAGCAGCTCCTATGAAGACAGAGGAATACAGGCAGCTCAAGGAGCATGGAATAGGTACATATGTTATTTTTCAGGAAACATACAATAGAGAGGTTTATAAGAAAATGCACCCGGTAGGCCTTAAAGCAGATTTTGACTGGCGTATAACAGCCATTGACCGTGCCTTTGAGGCGGGAATCGACGATGTTGGTATAGGTGCACTTCTTGGATTGTATGACTATAGGTTTGAGGTTCTTGGGCTATTAATGCATGTAAATGCTTTTGAAAAGAGATATGGGGTAGGGCCTCATACAATCTCGGTCCCGAGGATGAGACCTGCTTTAGGGTGGGGGCTTGATGAGATCCCTTACCTGGTAAATGATAAGGACTTTAAGAAAATTGTTGCCATATACAGGCTGGCAGTTCCTTACACAGGAATTATACTTTCTACAAGGGAGAGTCCTAAGCTTAGGGATGAGCTCCTGTCTCTAGGAGTATCACAGATAAGTGCCGGCTCAAAGACCAGTCCCGGCGGTTACGCTGAGGAAGAAGAAAAGGCCGATCAATTTGAGGTTAATGATCACAGGACTTTAAACCAGATGCTTGAAACTATTTGCGACAATGGTTATATCCCTAGCTTTTGTACTGCATGCTACAGAAGATGCCGCACGGGAGAAGCCTTTATGGAATATGCAAAAGAGGGCGAAATTCACGAGTTTTGTCAGCCGAATGCTATCCTTACCTTTAAGGAAAACCTTATGGACTACGGCACTGAATCGCTTCGATTAAAAGGCCGGGATATTATAAATAAGGCTCTTGATGAGATTGATGATGAAAATATAAGAAACTCAACTAGGGTGAAGCTTAAGGAAATTGAAGGCGGCAAAAGGGACATTTATTTTTAGGCATGAAATTTTTCTTTCATGCCTTAATGAACTATAAAATTATTATTAGGATGTGTTTAAATGGGTGAGAAGGATTTTTTGATAGTTGCACACAACACTGCAGGTATGCTACTTATAAATAAAACTCTGCAAAATGCTAATATAAAGACGGATCTGGTTCCGGCCCCTCCTGAAACAGGGACTGTATGTGCCATTGTAGTAAAGGTTTCGGAGCAAGACCTGGAAACATCCAAGGCCTTGCTTGAAAAAGAAAATGTCTCTTTTAAGGATATAATCGAAGACAGAAAGCTCAAGCTTCAGGGATTGATTGACAAAAAGCTGGGACTGTCGGTGTCTAAAGAGTTTTTGGATATTCTAAAAAAGATTGAAAACGGCGATGATCTGGAAAAGGATGAAATAGTTTATCTTCTCAAGACCGACAAGCCGAAAGAAATAGAAGTTATATTTGCTACCGCTGACAGGATTAGAAAAGGGATGGTTGGGGATGTTGTTGAAATAAGGGGAGCTATTGAGTTTTCCAATTACTGCTGTAAAAGCTGTACTTACTGCGGTATAAACTCGCAAAACGGTTCCGTTGCAAGATACAGGATGTCGGAAGAAGAGATTTTAAGGGTTGTTGACAGCCTTCATGAGGAAGGTATAAAGACTGTTATTCTGCAATCGGGAGAAGACTCCTTGTGGTCTACCGAGCGGATAATAAAGCTTATAAGGGTTATCAAACAAAGAACCGGAATGCGGATAACACTAAGCGTAGGTGAAAGAACCAAAGCTGAGTACGAAGAGCTTAAGGCAAACGGTGCGGATAATTTTCTGCTTAAAATAGAAACCACAAACAGGAAAATATTTAAAGAAGTCCACCCTGATGACGATTATGACAGAAGAATACAATGTTCAAAATGGCTAAAGGAGCTGGGATATATTAACGGTTCCGGTAACATAATAGGTCTGCCGGGCCAGCAAATAGAGGATATTGCCAATGACATTATATTTTTTAAGGAAATGGGAATCAATATGATAGGAATAGGACCCTTTATTCCTGCAAATGGAACACCGTTAGAGCATTTGCCCCACGGGAATATAGCACTTACAGTAAGGACCGTGGCTGTTACCAGGATTGTTTGTAAAAAGGTTTATATTCCTTCTACAACAGCATTGGCTTCCTTGGATAAGGATGCACAGGTATGGGCTCTGAATGCGGGGGCAAATACCATAATGCTCATAAATACTCCGGAAATTTACAGGGGCAGTTACAGGATTTATGATAATAAAAACATGGTGGATATGGAAGCTGCATTATACGCTGTTAAAAAGACCGGAAGAAAGCTTCCTGCTTACTTAAAGAGGTACCAAAACGATACATAAACGAAATTTATAGCGTAAGTTATTATTAGATCATGACTAAAGTGTTAAAAATCCTATATTTTTTATAGATTAATGGGGTTGGTAATAAATGAGAAAAGAAAAGGATATGCTGGGTGAAATGAACATTCCGGATGATGCCTACTATGGAATACACACAAAGAGGGCTCTGGAAAACTTTTGCATTAGCGGAAGGTGTATTCATGTTGAGCTCATAAAGGCACTGATTACAGTAAAAAAAGCGGCTGCTATTACAAATGGGGAGATAGGGCTTTTGGAAAAGAGCATATCGGATGCGATTTCAAAGGCCTGTGATGAAATACTGTCAGGCAGCCTTATGGACCAGTTTGTTGTTGACCCGTTGCAGGGAGGAGCAGGGACATCAGCCAATATGAATGTTAACGAGGTTGTTGCCAATAGGGCGATAGAGCTTCTAGGGGGTAAAAAAGGCGAATATTCACTGGTGGATCCCCTTGATCATGTGAACATGTCCCAATCCACAAACGATGTCTTTCCAACCGCAGTCCGCATAGCGGCCATTAAAATGCTAAAGCCTGTAAGTGAACTGTTTGCCGGATTTCAAACTGCTTTGCAGGAAAAGGAAGAGGATTTTTCCAAAGTTCTCAAGGTGGGAAGAACCCAGCTTCAGGATGCGGTGCCGGTTATGTTAGGGCAGGAATTCGGAGCCTGGGCACAGGCCATATCCAGGGACAGATGGAGGATTTATAAGGTTGAAGAGAGGTTAAGACAGGTTAATATAGGCGGAACTGCTGTAGGAACCGGTATCAATGCGGACAGAAAATACATATTTATGATGATTGAAAAGCTAAGGAGTCTTACAGGAATTGGACTTGCTAGAGCAGAATACATGATGGATCCCACTCAGAACAACGATGTGTTTGTTGAGGTGTCGGGGCTGTTAAAAACCTCTTGTGTCAATCTTTCAAAGATTGCCAATGACTTGAGACTTATGGCATCAGGGCCAAGGGCAGGCTTAGGGGAGATAAATCTCCCGGCCGTACAGGCAGGATCATCCATAATGCCTGGAAAAGTAAACCCTGTAATACCTGAAGCGATAAACCAGATCGCGTTTCAGGTTATGGGCAATGACATGACAATCACCATGGCAGCCCAGTCGGGGCAGCTGGAGTTAAATGCATTTTTGCCCGTTATAGCACATAATCTTTTTGAGATGCTTGATCTTCTAAGAAACGGCATAGAGATTTTTATAAATAGATGCATAAAAGGAATAACTGCAAATAGGGAAAGGTGCAGCCAAATGGTGAAAGAGAGCTATGTTGAGGTGCCTGCCCTTATACGGCACATCGGGTATGGTGAGGCATCAAGATTAGCCAGGGAGTGTGTAGAGAAAAATAAGAACATAAGGGAAATTCTTATAGAAAAAGGTATCATGGATAAAGACACAATTGATAATATATTAAACCCATTGGAATTGACAAAGCCTGGCATACCAGGTACAGGAAAGAGGTAGGTGATTTGGGTGAATAACACACCGGTTTCAGAAAGGATGCATATTGCAATATTCGGAAGGAGAAATGCGGGAAAATCAAGCCTTATAAACGCACTGACAGGACAGGAACTGGCTGTTGTCTCGGATGTACCGGGGACAACAACGGACCCTGTATATAAGTCTATGGAGCTGCTGCCCATAGGTCCTGTAGTCATTATAGATACTGCAGGAATGGACGATGAAGGCGAACTAGGAAACTTAAGGGTTGAAAAAACATATGATGTATTAAGAAAAACCAACTTTGCAATAGTAGTTGTAAACGCTCAGGAAGGAATCACCGACTTTGAGCTGGACTTCATAAAAAAGGTCAAAAGCAGGGATATTCCTGTTGTTTGTGCCATGAATAAGCTGGACCTAAAGCCTTTGTCCGAAGATGAGGTATTTGAAATACGAAACAGTGTAGGAATACCTGTTATAGGTATAAGCTCATTGATAAGAACAGGAATAGACGAACTCAAAAAAGTCATATCGGAAAATGCGGTTTATGATGACAGGGACTTAAGCATTTGCGGTGACCTTATAAGGCCTGGTGATTTTGTAGTGCTTGTCACACCTATAGATAAGGCAGCCCCGAAGGGCAGGCTGATACTGCCTCAGCAGCAGACGATCAGGGACATAATAGAAAACGATGCCATGGCTGTTGTTACAAAGGAATATGAGCTTAAGGAAACAATTGAGAATTTAAATAAAAGACCGTCATTGGTAATTACCGATTCCCAGGCTTTTTTAAAGGTTTCGGCGGATGTGCCGGAGGATATACCCCTAACATCATTCTCCATACTGTTTGCAAGGTATAAGGGGGAGCTTATGGAAATGGTAAGAGGCCTAAAGAGGATTGAAGGCCTAAAAAGCGGCAGCAGGGTACTTGTAGTGGAAGGCTGTACACACCACAGGCAGGCGGATGACATAGGTAAGGTGAAAATCCCCAGGTGGGTGAGGCAGTTAAGCGGCGGAGAAATTGAATTCGAATGGGCGTCGGGAAATTTCTTCCCTAAAGATATTGAAAAATTTGATTTGGTAATACATTGTGGGGGCTGTATGCTCAATAAGCAGGAAATGCAGTACAGGATAAATTTTTCTAAAGAAAACAATGTGGCAATCACCAATTACGGTATGCTTATTGCATATGTTCAGGGAATACTTAAAAGAGCACTGGCTCCGTTTCCGGCAGCCTTGATGATACTGGAGGAACAGGTGTAGAATATGATTTATCTGGATAACGCAGCAACATCCTTTAAAAAGCCTGAAGCTGTATATGAAGAAGTAATGAAATGCATGAGAGAATATGGTGCGAACCCCGGAAGGGGAGGGCACTCTTTATCTATAAGGGCATCTATGGAGATTATGAAGGTAAGGGAAAAATTGGGTTGGTTTTTTAATATAAAAGACCCTATGAGGATATGTTTTACCAAAAATGCCACAGAAGCTTTAAATATTGGCATTTCAGGGTATTTAAAAGAGGGCGATCATGTTATAACAACATCAATGGAACATAATTCTGTTATTAGACCATTAAATACTTTGAAAAGAGACAGAAAAGTAGAGTTTGACGTCATTGATTGTAACCAATTCGGTGAAATAGATTTAGATGACATAAAAAAGGCAATAAAGCCTAATACAAAGCTTTTGGTAAGCACTCTTTCATCAAATGTAAACGGCATAATAATGCCTGTAAAGGAAATGGGAAGTCTGGCAAGTGAAAGCGGCATATATTTCTTGCTGGATGCTTCGCAGGGAGCTGGCTCTATCAGGATAGACGTGGAAGAAATGCATATTGATATGATGGCTTTTCCTGGTCATAAAGGACTTTTAGGTCCCCAAGGAACAGGTGGGATATATATAAGAGACGGTCTGAAGCTTTCACCCATAATATTTGGAGGGACGGGAAGTCATTCCGAAATTGTGTTTCAGCCTGAAATGCTTCCTGACAATATGGAAAGCGGTACACTGAACACTCCCGGTATAATTGGGTTGGGAGCAGGTATCGGCTACATAGAAGAAGCAGGAATAGATAATATTAAAGCAAGAAAGCATGAGCTTGTTAAGACTCTTCATGAAGGTGCGGAGGAAATTGGGTGTGTTAAAATATATAGCAAAAACGACCCTAAGTCCAACTCCGGCATAGTTGCTATGAATTTTAACGGCATTGACTCAACTGAGGTCAGCTACGTTTTAGACAAGGTCTATAATATTGCAACCCGAGCAGGGCTTCACTGTTCCCTAATGGCACATCAGACATTAGGTACCGTCAAGTCAGGGATTGTAAGGTTTAGTCCAGGTCCCTTCAATACGCTTGATGAGATTGATATAACTCTTAATGCATTGAGAGAGATTTCCAATAGCATATAATTCTATGATAAATTAATTTTTTTATAAAAAATATTAATTATATCTAGAAAAAAGTTAAAATATTGTGTATAATGAATTAAAATAATCAATTATATAAATCAATTCGGGAGGAATTGCAAATGGATAATAGAACTAAAAATATAATTGGGATAATATTAGCGGTTGTTGCAGTTATTATAGTATTAAGAGTTCTCAGTTTTTTGATGAAACTTTTACTGCCTCTAATCATTCTTGGTGCCATAGGTTTTGGCGTATATTATTTTCTCAAAAAAAGAGGATAGAAGCATTTGTAGCCTAATCCTAATAAAAAGACTTCCAATGTACTTAGTTTAAAAATACCGAACTGGAGTATAACTTTACAGTTGGGTATTTTTAATTATTTCAAAAACAAATAGTAAAAATTGTTTTGCAAGTAACTAAAATATGATATTATTTATTTTATGATGTTATTTTTTTTGATATTGATAAATAATAAACAATTTTATAAAAATGCTGATTTTATTTAATCTTGCCAATTAATTGGTTTCAATTATTTAATAAATGAAGGGGTTTATAATGACGAGGGTTCTGTTTATTTCATTTGATGATGAGACCAGGAAAAGTTATGTTGATGCCTGGTTTAAAAGAGGTTCTTATTCCATTTTAGAGGCAAAAAATAAGAGTGACCTGGTCAAATTGTTAGATCAGTATAGCGATACAAAACTTATAATTATTAACATGGATATAGATTTAAAAAGAACTCTGAATATTATTTCATATTTGAAGAGTATTGAGATAAATGCAGTTATAATCGCGACTTCAAACAATCCCGATTTCAATACAGCCAGGGAAGCATTTAGGCAGGGTGTGTCAGACTATTTGCTTAAATCCGAAATAACAAGCAGTTATTTTAAAAAGCTGCAGAGCAGATTAAGTGAGATAGAACTGAAAAATTCAGGGGATTTAAATGAATATATATCTGATATGAGATCAGGCAAGGAAAGATTTTTAAAAGATATTCTGGAGACAGATAAAATAAACAGTTTAGACGAAGCTATAAATAATTACGGTATCAGGTTCAAGCCGGATAATTTGATCTTATGCTATTTATGGGTTGATGACTTTCAGACCATAAGCGAGAAATATGATGGTAATACCATTGGGGATTTTTCCAATAGTGTAAAGAAGCAGATTGATACAGTCATACATGATAACTGCCTGGGTGAGAGTGTAATCTTATCCCCTCAGGAGTACCTTTTATATCTATCGTTACACTATAATGATATGGAAAATCTATTGGATAATGTGTATGATACAGTTATGCTTATTAAGGATAATTTGCATGATTCAATGGAAATAAGTGTATCTGCAGGTATCAGTTCCTTAAGCACAGAAAACAAGAAGGTCAAGGAGCTTTATGAGGAAGCAAAATATAATGTTAAACTCAGATTTGTATTCGGTAAAGGTACAATAATTACTCCAGAGATTTCAAAGATGATAACACCTAAAAAAATCGACAGCATTTTTGGAAAAGAAGAAAAGTTTATCCGCACATTGATAGAGGCAGATAAAGAGAAAGCACAATATGAGCTTGAAGCACTCTTAAAGCTCATCAGAAACTCAAATCCCGGAAGGCTTGATAAAATCTATGCAAGCTATATGGAGATAATTTACATAATAATAAAATTTATAAACGAGAAATGCTATGATACAGTGGAGGTTTTTGGTCAAAACCTGGACT belongs to Pseudobacteroides sp. and includes:
- the hydG gene encoding [FeFe] hydrogenase H-cluster radical SAM maturase HydG, giving the protein MVDYINEDLIFSLLEKSKKVNKQEIRELINKAKSCKGLNLEEVAKLLYVEDDELLEEVFDAARYVKNKVYGKRVVLFAPLYTSNECTNNCLYCGFRRDNKELHRKTLSLEEIVTEAKAIEAQGHKRILLICGEYPGKTGVKHLTDAMDAVYKCGDIRRINVEAAPMKTEEYRQLKEHGIGTYVIFQETYNREVYKKMHPVGLKADFDWRITAIDRAFEAGIDDVGIGALLGLYDYRFEVLGLLMHVNAFEKRYGVGPHTISVPRMRPALGWGLDEIPYLVNDKDFKKIVAIYRLAVPYTGIILSTRESPKLRDELLSLGVSQISAGSKTSPGGYAEEEEKADQFEVNDHRTLNQMLETICDNGYIPSFCTACYRRCRTGEAFMEYAKEGEIHEFCQPNAILTFKENLMDYGTESLRLKGRDIINKALDEIDDENIRNSTRVKLKEIEGGKRDIYF
- the hydE gene encoding [FeFe] hydrogenase H-cluster radical SAM maturase HydE encodes the protein MGEKDFLIVAHNTAGMLLINKTLQNANIKTDLVPAPPETGTVCAIVVKVSEQDLETSKALLEKENVSFKDIIEDRKLKLQGLIDKKLGLSVSKEFLDILKKIENGDDLEKDEIVYLLKTDKPKEIEVIFATADRIRKGMVGDVVEIRGAIEFSNYCCKSCTYCGINSQNGSVARYRMSEEEILRVVDSLHEEGIKTVILQSGEDSLWSTERIIKLIRVIKQRTGMRITLSVGERTKAEYEELKANGADNFLLKIETTNRKIFKEVHPDDDYDRRIQCSKWLKELGYINGSGNIIGLPGQQIEDIANDIIFFKEMGINMIGIGPFIPANGTPLEHLPHGNIALTVRTVAVTRIVCKKVYIPSTTALASLDKDAQVWALNAGANTIMLINTPEIYRGSYRIYDNKNMVDMEAALYAVKKTGRKLPAYLKRYQNDT
- a CDS encoding aspartate ammonia-lyase; the encoded protein is MRKEKDMLGEMNIPDDAYYGIHTKRALENFCISGRCIHVELIKALITVKKAAAITNGEIGLLEKSISDAISKACDEILSGSLMDQFVVDPLQGGAGTSANMNVNEVVANRAIELLGGKKGEYSLVDPLDHVNMSQSTNDVFPTAVRIAAIKMLKPVSELFAGFQTALQEKEEDFSKVLKVGRTQLQDAVPVMLGQEFGAWAQAISRDRWRIYKVEERLRQVNIGGTAVGTGINADRKYIFMMIEKLRSLTGIGLARAEYMMDPTQNNDVFVEVSGLLKTSCVNLSKIANDLRLMASGPRAGLGEINLPAVQAGSSIMPGKVNPVIPEAINQIAFQVMGNDMTITMAAQSGQLELNAFLPVIAHNLFEMLDLLRNGIEIFINRCIKGITANRERCSQMVKESYVEVPALIRHIGYGEASRLARECVEKNKNIREILIEKGIMDKDTIDNILNPLELTKPGIPGTGKR
- the hydF gene encoding [FeFe] hydrogenase H-cluster maturation GTPase HydF → MWVNNTPVSERMHIAIFGRRNAGKSSLINALTGQELAVVSDVPGTTTDPVYKSMELLPIGPVVIIDTAGMDDEGELGNLRVEKTYDVLRKTNFAIVVVNAQEGITDFELDFIKKVKSRDIPVVCAMNKLDLKPLSEDEVFEIRNSVGIPVIGISSLIRTGIDELKKVISENAVYDDRDLSICGDLIRPGDFVVLVTPIDKAAPKGRLILPQQQTIRDIIENDAMAVVTKEYELKETIENLNKRPSLVITDSQAFLKVSADVPEDIPLTSFSILFARYKGELMEMVRGLKRIEGLKSGSRVLVVEGCTHHRQADDIGKVKIPRWVRQLSGGEIEFEWASGNFFPKDIEKFDLVIHCGGCMLNKQEMQYRINFSKENNVAITNYGMLIAYVQGILKRALAPFPAALMILEEQV
- a CDS encoding aminotransferase class V-fold PLP-dependent enzyme — protein: MIYLDNAATSFKKPEAVYEEVMKCMREYGANPGRGGHSLSIRASMEIMKVREKLGWFFNIKDPMRICFTKNATEALNIGISGYLKEGDHVITTSMEHNSVIRPLNTLKRDRKVEFDVIDCNQFGEIDLDDIKKAIKPNTKLLVSTLSSNVNGIIMPVKEMGSLASESGIYFLLDASQGAGSIRIDVEEMHIDMMAFPGHKGLLGPQGTGGIYIRDGLKLSPIIFGGTGSHSEIVFQPEMLPDNMESGTLNTPGIIGLGAGIGYIEEAGIDNIKARKHELVKTLHEGAEEIGCVKIYSKNDPKSNSGIVAMNFNGIDSTEVSYVLDKVYNIATRAGLHCSLMAHQTLGTVKSGIVRFSPGPFNTLDEIDITLNALREISNSI
- a CDS encoding AraC family transcriptional regulator — its product is MTRVLFISFDDETRKSYVDAWFKRGSYSILEAKNKSDLVKLLDQYSDTKLIIINMDIDLKRTLNIISYLKSIEINAVIIATSNNPDFNTAREAFRQGVSDYLLKSEITSSYFKKLQSRLSEIELKNSGDLNEYISDMRSGKERFLKDILETDKINSLDEAINNYGIRFKPDNLILCYLWVDDFQTISEKYDGNTIGDFSNSVKKQIDTVIHDNCLGESVILSPQEYLLYLSLHYNDMENLLDNVYDTVMLIKDNLHDSMEISVSAGISSLSTENKKVKELYEEAKYNVKLRFVFGKGTIITPEISKMITPKKIDSIFGKEEKFIRTLIEADKEKAQYELEALLKLIRNSNPGRLDKIYASYMEIIYIIIKFINEKCYDTVEVFGQNLDFYDIIAKFETQEEINEWIKDITDIVVTYLKEKRDVKVNRAILRVQEFIRNNYNNDLTLKMASDFVGLSESHLSNIFTKKTGQTFTDYLTSVRIEKAKELLETTNLKVYEVGVSIGYANVEHFSRVFKKFTGLSPNNYKNS